A part of Mustela erminea isolate mMusErm1 chromosome 9, mMusErm1.Pri, whole genome shotgun sequence genomic DNA contains:
- the TMEM216 gene encoding transmembrane protein 216 isoform X2, with amino-acid sequence MPRRKELPPTSIPTSEEYIAVLKGKRLSSTPLEILFFLNGWYYATYFLLELFIFLYKALLLPYPTANLVLDVVMLLLYLGIEVIRLFFGTKGNLCQRKMPLGISVALTFPSAMMASYYLLLQTYVLRLEAIMNSILLFFCGSELLLEVLTLTAFSSMDRI; translated from the exons atgcccagaagaaaagaattaCCGCCCACCTCCATTCCCACTAGTGAGGAGTACATTGCCGTCCTTAAAG GTAAACGGCTGTCCTCCACCCCCCTGGAAATCCTGTTCTTTCTGAACGGGTGGTATTATGCTACCTATTTTCTGCTGGAACTCTTCATATTTCTGTACAAAG CTCTCCTGCTACCATATCCAACAGCCAACCTAGTACTCGATGTGGTGATGCTTCTCCTTTACCTTGGAATTGAAGTAATTCGACTGTTTTTTG GTACAAAGGGAAACCTCTGCCAGCGAAAGATGCCACTTGGTATTAGTGTGGCCTTGACCTTCCCATCTGCCATGATGGCCTCCTATTACCTGCTGCTGCAGACCTACGTGCTCCGCCTGGAAGCCATCATGAACAGCATCTTGCTCTTCTTCTGTGGTTCAGAGCTGCTGCTTGAGGTGCTCACCCTGACGGCTTTCTCCAG TATGGACAGGATTTGA
- the TMEM216 gene encoding transmembrane protein 216 isoform X3: MAPRGKRLSSTPLEILFFLNGWYYATYFLLELFIFLYKALLLPYPTANLVLDVVMLLLYLGIEVIRLFFGTKGNLCQRKMPLGISVALTFPSAMMASYYLLLQTYVLRLEAIMNSILLFFCGSELLLEVLTLTAFSRSWSASYQSEAGILGRSIVKRQHFPVVYFKIPN, encoded by the exons ATGGCGCCGCGAG GTAAACGGCTGTCCTCCACCCCCCTGGAAATCCTGTTCTTTCTGAACGGGTGGTATTATGCTACCTATTTTCTGCTGGAACTCTTCATATTTCTGTACAAAG CTCTCCTGCTACCATATCCAACAGCCAACCTAGTACTCGATGTGGTGATGCTTCTCCTTTACCTTGGAATTGAAGTAATTCGACTGTTTTTTG GTACAAAGGGAAACCTCTGCCAGCGAAAGATGCCACTTGGTATTAGTGTGGCCTTGACCTTCCCATCTGCCATGATGGCCTCCTATTACCTGCTGCTGCAGACCTACGTGCTCCGCCTGGAAGCCATCATGAACAGCATCTTGCTCTTCTTCTGTGGTTCAGAGCTGCTGCTTGAGGTGCTCACCCTGACGGCTTTCTCCAG GTCATGGTCAGCTTCTTACCAGAGTGAGGCAGGAATACTTGGAAGAAGCATAGTCAAAAGGCagcattttccagttgtttattttaaaattccaaattaa
- the TMEM216 gene encoding transmembrane protein 216 isoform X4, with the protein MLLLYLGIEVIRLFFGTKGNLCQRKMPLGISVALTFPSAMMASYYLLLQTYVLRLEAIMNSILLFFCGSELLLEVLTLTAFSRSWSASYQSEAGILGRSIVKRQHFPVVYFKIPN; encoded by the exons ATGCTTCTCCTTTACCTTGGAATTGAAGTAATTCGACTGTTTTTTG GTACAAAGGGAAACCTCTGCCAGCGAAAGATGCCACTTGGTATTAGTGTGGCCTTGACCTTCCCATCTGCCATGATGGCCTCCTATTACCTGCTGCTGCAGACCTACGTGCTCCGCCTGGAAGCCATCATGAACAGCATCTTGCTCTTCTTCTGTGGTTCAGAGCTGCTGCTTGAGGTGCTCACCCTGACGGCTTTCTCCAG GTCATGGTCAGCTTCTTACCAGAGTGAGGCAGGAATACTTGGAAGAAGCATAGTCAAAAGGCagcattttccagttgtttattttaaaattccaaattaa